The Paramormyrops kingsleyae isolate MSU_618 chromosome 12, PKINGS_0.4, whole genome shotgun sequence region GAAGCACGGGATTAATTTGTAGCCAATTACAATCCGCCGTTGAATATGAATGCATAAATAAGGCGccgtctgtgtgcgtgtgcacgtgtgtgtgtgtgtgtgtgtgtgtgtgtgtgcgcgcccgTTCGGGGAGGGGGACACGCCGTAGGGACATAAATGGTGTAAGGTCCTGAGGGGACTGTTAAAACTCAAAAAAGGTGTGGAGCAGGGGAGATCAGCATCCAGCAGTGGACCACCACCTCCTGGTTTTGCCGGGGATCTCTGCTACTACTTCACGAGGATTCGACAAAGATCCATAGCTCTGCACAAGTATTGTATTGCATAGCTGATTTTCtgaatttcttttttaaatataccCTCATATGTTTTATTGTCCTTTTAATTCTTTTTAGATTGTAGAGACGGTCGCCGTTTCTTTGATCAGTAATTAAATTCGCAACTGTCCAGAAGATTGCTCTACCATCTGGTAGGGAGCCATGAATCGGGACAAGGTTCAGTTGGGTGACATCTCCATTGTTCCTCAGGCGACCGGTGTGGCTTCCCAGACCGCTGTGGTGGTGGCCGCCTCTGAGAGCATGGACAGCCACGGTGAGAAGCGGCTGTCTGCCAGCGAGCTGTCGGTCTTCTCCTGCCCTGCGAGCAGAGACAGGCTCACAGCGGACAGTCGAGAAAACTCGCCTAGACAGGAGCCAGTCGTGGTCGTTCCCCCAACCGTTCATCGGACAACCTCCTTCTCTGTTCTGGACATTTTGGACCCAAATAAATTTACGAGTAAAAGGCAACAGCCGAACCGGACAGGCAGCACCTACTCAATCGGGACAGAGAACAGAGTTAACGAAGATTCAGCTATTGCGATTGATCCAAAATCATACGCGGAAGACTATGAGAGTTGTAAAAAGCCAACAGCATTATTAAGTAAGTGAAGCTTTTGCATTTGAACCGTTTGTGGTACTAATTTAATCAGAATTCATGTTCGATTGGCTGATTTTCTATTTAAAAGTGTGATTATTAAATTTATCTTAAAATGCGAATAAATCGGTTTTCCCGAGAATGTCacgttgtattttaaaaaaaccttGCACGTCGATATTAAACGCAAGAAAGCCTTCAGCTGAAAATGTTTGTATGTGACTAATGCAAGTCAGGAGAAAAGTATACAcgaaaaaaatgataaaagatTGAACAATGAGTTCTGTTTTAATGTTAGTTTCCTTTACAAATTCAAACAAAGCAggaagttatttttttaaagtaggCCTAAAATAGATCTATAGCCTCTTCTTTAATAGTGAATTAATACAGTTTTATATGCTACGTAAttttagaaaacatacagtaAAGCAACaagttaataataaaatatctgAAGTTATTACAGAATTAGCATAAAGATATTACCGAACATAAATAATTAACAAACTTCCTAAAAATAAGATTTGTTCACACTGCGTTCTTATGATGCAATGCCCAGTTGTCTATTACGTTTCCTGTAACTATACCATCATACTTGCAAACGAAAATTCAAGACTTAAAAAAAATCGAAAACACGtatgaaaaaaaacaagttgTTATGTCAAATTAGTTTTGCATGCCAAGTATTTCCTTCTAACTTGTCTTTTTTGGTGCATCTAATAGACTAAACACATCTTACAGCTGagagattttttaaataagttGACTGACTGTGTTATCAAAACACTACTGAGGTTAAATATAcctttgaaataaaacagtaatGATAAACATTAAACAGCACACGttatacaataaataaatgtttgtcaAACGAATGTAGTCTACTCTTTCCAGATGCTAAGCTGtacaaaatattattttatgcaaatgagccGGCATCATTTGGGAAGCTTTGATGCTGACGTGAGTGAATTTGGTTTGCCTCCCTTTCGGTTCGTCTTCATGCACAAAACAGACTAATTGTGAGAAAGAcgctggtaaaaaaaaaaaacaaaaaaaaaacaattaaattctTTCGATTACATTTAAGGTAAAATGTGCTTAGCAGCGTTAAAGAGGCACGATAATGAGTGAAATCGCCCTAAAGAGACATGTAGGACGGCCTGGTCGATATCCTATTATCGAATTGTGCGTATCTCTTTCAGGCACCTTGCAAACTCCCCTCCAACATCTAAATTATAGGGTCAAAATTCAGATAATTACTCGATTAAAACCTATTATACTTATTAAGGAAGGTTATTGATCGAAGGTTGTCTGCTTTCCAAAGAGACGTGAGATTGCTTTTCCCGTCTCGTTCAAAATCAAAACTAAGTCATTTTCAATACTGCTTTTCCCTTTACCAGGAAAGAAGACATTTGGAATACTTTTATGCTAAATTGGGGTTTTCAAAAATCGAAGCGATAGATGTATATAGCTACATAGACTACCCAATAATAACAGAAATTCAGACTTCTGACTTTCTGCGAAGTTTTTCTATGGTGtattaaatgttaaaatcaaGTCAAGGGTATGAGGGGGAAAAGAATACAACAATTACAACAGTCTACGTACAGTCGATTTAGTGGTAAATTGAGGAATTAATTGGGATTGCTTTATTTACAACTTAAAATAACAAATCCTATCCATATTAAGGATGTAAATTTCgcatttacatttcacaaatgCGGAAACCGTTTATACACGTCTTAGACGCATAGGCCTACAtgaaatgaggaaaaaaacttACTTCAGGTTGAAATATTTTTGCAATACATTTTAATAACGTGGCGGAAtccatttagaaaaaaaaaaatatcaggctatattatatatacgcctatatatatatttactataattatttttaaggaTTACTAAGCTTACGGTATTAtggaatatatacatatattaagaGCATATTGTGCTGTGACAAATACATCCTTTGCATGGATTTAAAATAGAATGAAGACACCATGAAGTTGCAGCTATTATACTTTATATTAGCCTATATTAGGTAACATAAGATATTAACTTTTTTCTATTTTGATTATGTCTCACTCCTGTATTTTTGGATGAAGCTAAATATTTAGAAAGGGAAAGTAAGTGAAGTAGTTCTTTTTGTACTTTTTAGCCCTACAATATAGTTAAAATCACATATCTCGTAGTTTGGAAATGTTCGCACAATGATTTGCTgatacatacatttttaataattcatGTGCTGTTGTTACCTGGTTTCCCCCCAGAAGACGGGTACGCCTTCAAAACGGACGAATGCGAGAACGACTACAGCAGAAGTCCCGACAGCGAGACTCAGGACGAGCTCTGCAGTGAGGAGAGTAGCGCTGGTCTTGCAGGCAATGCGGACTCTGAGCTGTGTCACCATGAGGAGGACGAACCGGGCACCCGGAGTTCCAGTCCCACCGCACAGCAGAATCAACAGAGCGGCCAGAACCAGCAAGCCAAACCGAAAAGGAAGCGATCAGGCTCTGATTCCAAATCGGGCAAACCCCGAAGAGCCCGGACCGCCTTTACCTACGAACAACTTGTGGCTCTGGAAAACAAATTTAAGTCCACTAGGTACCTGTCCGTGTGTGAAAGGCTCAATTTGGCGCTGTCACTCAGTTTAACAGAAACCCAAGTGAAGATCTGGTTTCAGAATCGTCGGACCAAATGGAAGAAGCAGAATCCTGGGGCGGATACTAGCGCTCCTACCGGTGGCGGCGGCGGGGGTCCGAACGGTCCGGGCAATGGACTCGGAAACCTCAGTCCTCTGAGTCCATCTCCCCCCATGACCGGCCATCTGTCAATGCACGCAGGCTACCCGGGTCATGCGCCCGGAGGACTAGTGTGTGCCACACAGCTACCCTTTCTGCCCAGTCCCGCTGTCCTGTCACCTTTCGTCTTAGGATCCCAGACTTACGGGGGGCACGCATTTTACACCCCGCATTTGTAAAGACGATAACAAAGTTGGAAGTACGCCTGTTTTATACAAAACCAGACTTGTTTGTCTGTTAGTTGTAAAAATCCgccgattaaaaaaaaaatcaatgaaagCGTGAAGAATGTTTTGGATcattgtggaaaaaattaaaagaacagaACTTTTCGGACTATGTTTCAATGCATCTAATGGACAAATGCATCTAATGCTGAAGATGTTCATGAAGTTTAGTGTCTTCCCGACAAATGTTTCGTTTAGTTTGTCGTGTCTCTTATGGACTATTAATGGCTACAAACTAATTACATATGTTTTTGTATCTGtaagttaatttgattttaattttgttaaattgtatttttttttgtctttgagcCACATAGACGCGTGTATATTTAATTAACGGTGATACGTATGTAAGTCATCAGTCACACAtctgaatgcattttttaaaagattAGAAAAGTGGAATGGTTAAAACAGGTAtattctgaaaaaaaatattcatgCCATTTAGGAAGGCACAACATTTTTCATCTGGAATGGCTTATAATACGTATAAGTATTGTTTAATCAAACTGTTTACGATTAGTAGGAAAAATgtaaagttattttaaaatttaagtTTGCCAAATTAATTCCCACGCTATCAAACATTTATTATATTCTGTGTCGTAggcttttaatttcattttggatTCTCCACAGAAGGATGTAAGCGAACTGACTGTAGCGAAATTCTGCAAATGTTGGAGTGTCACTTAACGACGACTTTGTTGTGTCACCTGAAAAAAAACGAGGCACGTGTCAATCTTATGTATATTGCTTATTATATACTGAcgaatttttaaattatttattgtaaaataaagtGACTCATAATAGATATTGACCAGAAGAGCACTTATACAAAGAGGCAACATTGAATAAATAAACCGGTTAATATGTTGTAAGCAAACACGTGGTATTATTTCCCGTATGAATTTATTCGTATTCGTCACCTGTCTGACTAAAATGACCACAAGTAACTTTGAAAGTGGTAAAAATATTAATGTGATTTCATATGTCTATGTACTCATACTATTAAAGTCACATACGTTTTCTTAAAGTTTAAATTAATAGGCCCAATACAAACACGTGCACGAGAAAAGCTATAGTGGTAAATAAACGATTTATTGCAGTCAACAAAAATGTGCCATATTTGTGCCAATGTCCTATTTCACTTTACAcagaattaaaaatgtaaaaaaaaaaaaaaacatatccgGAAGAAAATGTTTTAGTTTCGAATAATGGAAAACGGCCCGtagataatttataaaaaaaacgaCGAGATACTATTAACTATACAACGGATTCCAGATAATTTAAGGTTGGATTACATTTACAATTGTAGAAATAGAATAATTATAGATAAATTAGTTGTTGTTCAGatgctgttttgtttgtggCCGCCTGTTGTATTTACTGATATAAAGAATGTATCCAAGCTGTGATCTCCTGAATAACTATTTACTACAAGAAACATGACGCTATACATGGGAAATGGTCGCTAAAATATTTGCCCATTGTGGACGTACCTGAAACATTGTACAACTTacacattttatcatttttcaAATTGAGGGCATACGCTGTTAACCAGTACAATTATACCATTTAAGTATGTTGGCTTGTAGGAGTCGCAACTTCATCAAATTATGTGATTTTCAAAATAGTAAGTAAGACTACCAATAGAGAATGCAGATATATAAATGAGTAAGAGAGGGCATAGTTTCAGGTTTACATACCAGGCATTTCCAACACTTGAAACacgcacattttaaaaaaaagggaaaaaataatttctggGATTTAAAAGTTTTCCTTTATAGGAACGAACAAGCCCCATTCACTTTCAAAAGCCTGAGGACATCTATTACCAGTGCGATATCGACGCCCAGTGCTCATCTAGTTATTTAACTGTTCATGATTTTAATAGACGTGATAGGTACAAAGTTGTCTTTACAatccgcccccccaccccccgaggtCAGacacaaatgtattttattaatgtctATAACGGCGAAATACACTGTCAaacgtatttttaaattatttgttaatttaaaaacaaattattaattACCTCATGCAACAGCTCGCTAGAGGTTATTCCTGGCGGATACCGAAGGGTGTACGTGGTTAATGACAGATTTTAAGCACGATAAAATTCAGTCATCATTTACATACAAGCGAAAATATATTTGATGGAGTCTCTTTATGAAGATGGGCAAAGTGACAAGGAATAATTAAAACTACTGGCAAGAGGAATCACTGCAAGAAACACACATCACAGCTTCAAGCTGGAAAACCACGCAAACCCCTAAACAATTCTAATACAGGCTGGAGTTCATATTCGCTAGTTATCTCTATAGATGCATTTCTATACCATGTTTCTTTGCGCTTCCCGAATGAAAAGCAGAACATCCTAATAGTTTTTGAAATAGACTGCATCCTAAGTGCATTATCGTTTATTTCACAGCAGCATCGCCTTACACTCATTCTCaagctcatttaaaaataagtttttagATAAAAACCATTTACATACCGCATATTTTCGAAATATAGTAATAATACTAGACACACCTCCAAATGACTGAACGCAAAATTGATTTTTAAAGGATTTAACAGCACGCCTGATGCGCGGCTGCACGGTGGCAGCAGTTTGTGCATCACGTGATTATAATTACTGCGGCTGCTAAAACACCCAGATGACCGCAAGACAAAGAGAAATAGCCACGTGACCGACTTTTAAGATCATCTAACACAAAACGGAAGCGCTGTCCTGTCCCAAAgtcttcatatatatatatatatatatatatatatatatatatatatatatatatatatatatatatatatatatatatattacttttTGAAAATACGTGGAATGTCTGGTCGTTAGTCTTCTATAGGTTAGCTGAGGGATCGCATGTGTACAGGGGAATTAAGCGTCTGTTAAAAGCGGCATTTACCGTAATTACCTAGTGAAGAGAAAGTCTGAAGTGGCCTGCGCCCATGCAACATTACAGCGGCAGCACGGGCTGAGCGTCTTAGGCGCTGATCGCGTTGCCATTTAAATGCGCAGCACTAGATAATAACCGGCAGGACTCTACCCTCCGCCCAgttttatgtataattttttatattgaTGGTGCTCTATCAAGTGATGGGCCCGCTGGATCTGCCGGGGTATCCGTGTCCCTCCGACACCCCAGATCACAGGAATAACAACCAGTAACTGATTAGGCTGGGAAACGTGGGAGTAAGTTTCAAGATGAACTGCTTTGGCTGCAGGTAGAAATGTCAAGGTGAACCACCCACCCTTAATTCAACGGAGTTTATTGTTTACAACCATTATAAGCAAGATTCCATTAGTCTTGG contains the following coding sequences:
- the nkx1.2lb gene encoding NK1 transcription factor-related protein 1 translates to MNRDKVQLGDISIVPQATGVASQTAVVVAASESMDSHGEKRLSASELSVFSCPASRDRLTADSRENSPRQEPVVVVPPTVHRTTSFSVLDILDPNKFTSKRQQPNRTGSTYSIGTENRVNEDSAIAIDPKSYAEDYESCKKPTALLKDGYAFKTDECENDYSRSPDSETQDELCSEESSAGLAGNADSELCHHEEDEPGTRSSSPTAQQNQQSGQNQQAKPKRKRSGSDSKSGKPRRARTAFTYEQLVALENKFKSTRYLSVCERLNLALSLSLTETQVKIWFQNRRTKWKKQNPGADTSAPTGGGGGGPNGPGNGLGNLSPLSPSPPMTGHLSMHAGYPGHAPGGLVCATQLPFLPSPAVLSPFVLGSQTYGGHAFYTPHL